The Plasmodium malariae genome assembly, chromosome: 3 genome window below encodes:
- the PmUG01_03015600 gene encoding conserved Plasmodium protein, unknown function encodes MNEKNIKEKLNVSINHLNKRKLKFEIKIFPIEKTVYEIFNIFSKRMKKKLKLTLIKLKRKKKKCDKCSEQIDTFNPFLTYDIDVYCSKCYTIKNFSAFSNELYKNVNSDDFLNFSPLYQHYYNVNNLEIQNKNILENDINTHFTISVLAKNLRWSCCTPHNTYDEFLEFTLNSQESKERSIMNEDILRKRKVKEALLTHITNDKKKKKRVIK; translated from the exons atgaatgagaaaaatataaaagaaaaattaaatgtctCAATTAATCATTTAAACAAGAGAAAGCTAAAATTtgagataaaaatatttcctaTAGAAAAAACAGTTTATGagatatttaatattttttcaaaaaggatgaagaagaaattaaaactaaccttgataaaattaaaaagaaagaaaaagaaatgtgATAAGTGTTCAGAACAAATCGATACATTCAACCCTTTTCTTACGTATGATATAGAT GTCTACTGTTCCAAATGTTACACGATAAAGAATTTTTCAGCATTCtcaaatgaattatataaaaatgttaactCAGAtgattttttgaatttttccCCACTTTATCagcattattataatgtaaataacttagaaatacaaaacaaaaatattctcgaaaatgatataaacaCTCACTTTACAATTTCGGTATTAGCAAA AAATTTAAGATGGAGTTGCTGTACTCCACATAACACTTATGACGAATTTCTAGAATTTACATTGAATAGTCAAGAATCGAAAGAAAGAAGTATTATGAATGAAGATATACtaaggaaaagaaaagtaaaagaGGCATTATTAACACATATTACcaatgacaaaaaaaagaaaaaaagggtGATCAAATAG
- the PmUG01_03015700 gene encoding conserved Plasmodium protein, unknown function translates to MKNLTEAEQKYLNHDWVNDKKWKLYLSNLYPSPSMNNMEKYKKKYFQKNIDNNLDINTNFDSNNNSHNSQNSFNSYNNNNNNNMREQKQETSNFYSHNTNFYNNIGQLPVFIFFYCTFVLCTSLFYFIILSLNLSLYKKIGTFMSLSYFFAFLSLLFLEYKTQKQNFSLLQFFSSEKGHYLSYSLILFFIKDAVLIFLPIFFTLLINTYLIYKQIKFSFSPIIQRNYYFNKIVSYLDKTILNVYMMRANVEIYNLLFIIICLFLKRASLLNLIIYMHFFKLKYSSSDSYFHACYSKNGEMIRQCLSHPMVPKIFLTLFNKVSHYLNVYLSYRRG, encoded by the exons atgaaaaacctAACGGAAGCGGAGCAAAAGTATTTga ACCATGATTGGGTGAATGACAAAAAGTGGAAATTATATTTGAGCAACCTATACCCCTCACCATCAATGaataatatggaaaaatataagaaaaaatattttcagaAAAATATTGACAACAATCTTGacataaatacaaattttgatagtaacaataatagtcATAATAGTCAAAATAGTTttaatagttataataataataacaataataacatgAGAGAGCAAAAACAAGAAACTTCGAATTTTTATTCTCATAatactaatttttataataacattGGGCAATTACCagtgttcatatttttctattgtACCTTTGTTTTGTGTACAAgcctcttttattttataattctttccTTAAACTTGAGTTTATACAAA AAAATTGGAACCTTTATGTCTTTGTCCTATTTTTTCGCATTCTTAAGTTTACTATTTTTGGAGTACAAAACACAGAAACAAAACTTTTCCTTATTGCAGTTCTTCTCAAGCGAAAAGG GCCATTATTTGTCCTACTCTttgatacttttttttattaaagacgccgtcttaatatttttaccaattttttttactcttcTAATAAATACTTaccttatatataaacaaattaaatttagTTTTTCTCCCATAATTCAAAG gaATTATTACTTCAACAAAATTGTGTCTTATTTGGACAAAACT ATCCTGAATGTTTACATGATGAGGGCTAATGTTGAGATTTACAATTtgctttttataattatctgTTTGTTTCTCAAAAGGGCCAGCCTACTGaacttaattatttatatgcacTTCTTTAAACTAAA ATATAGTTCTTCAGATTCCTATTTTCACGCTTGCTACTCAAAAAATGGAG AAATGATTAGACAATGTTTGTCTCATCCCATGGTACCAAAAATATTTCTGACCCTATTCAATAAG GTGTCTCACTACCTTAATGTATACTTAAGTTACAGGAGGGGATAA
- the PmUG01_03015800 gene encoding lysine decarboxylase, putative yields the protein MNSVNDSMYSGDTNSLHVNSLYENNPDKSVKNINAVNDYITSSNAMSEEAETAAGNDELIPNSSSNHIHSQYKHRHQYKQYHQYNPHNQHKQHHQYKKLHPYKQYHQEKELPKYQPLPQYQHSTQYQGSKPHSQSQLHDGGKKRREKGKVERNKYDKIEELEKYININNATNVCSLRIKLWEALMLYVNNLKIELVYFIIYCLEEIEVYWGEEATDNLRDIINLINDKKYKEVLNKIGETLSSLSVTTGKTTEENPFFYTLIVSGRRDENNNNNNNNSNNNYNYNNNNSDLGCELNKILHYEHNRLSNQSNNKKLEYKIIEASNAKEALLACLINPQILSVVLVDNLTIDEEKVKERDYYKFNEDNMLNANCANSSYLLNCNLQNNTQMVMKNPLNHNGMMHSGGVTTVQNSKDVLLIGNSMLPEYLNNNNVNINENSNVRSLRSLYIKRNYKFDIGDFVIGYEQLVSAPLEKMKKGFNILVILIKSIAYIRSSVDIFCVCTSITLDKLHSVNNKIIRIFTTHDDHSDLHESILDGVKKKIKTPFFNALKAYAERPIGVFHALAISKGNSVRRSRWIQSLLDFYGVNLFKAESSATCGGLDSLLDPHGSLKEAQIMAARAYGSKYCFFVTNGTSSSNKIVMQALVKPGDIILVDRACHKSHHYGFVLSQALPCYLDPYPVSRYGIYGAVPIYVIKKSLLDYRNSNKLHLVKLLILTNCTFDGIVYNVKRIIEECLAIKPDLIFLFDEAWFAYACFHPILKFRTAMTVAEKMRSKEQKRIYYKVHKKLLKKFGNVKSLNQVSADKLLKTRLYPNPSEYKIRVYATQSIHKSLTSLRQGSVILISDDNFESHAYTPFKEAYYTHMSTSPNYQILATLDAGRAQMELEGYGLVEKQTEAAFLIRKELSEDPMISRYFRILNAEDLIPDSLRQCAVSYMKRKKKIIKEYDSSDSRCSANVTYSCVSNNNTRGIVDPSDSGKYYLSGEQNVVHSVNASSFECVRGTNGATNSNHTNNSTTSNNRANSPARNCHVKSPTSNYHTNNCPTSIHIGTSVMLSNTNSNNIVQGNNNNNVKSSNNSPRSALNGVAAKSTEIVESYTSCNIYSEDSDYQKVSKSGNIKRYIKKKKNQNCREAPCVSYDGSNFSGANSENCENCENSKKSRNSRNSQNSRNSRNSQNSQNSENENLSFLENSNNKRYNNSYGYSSGLKNFLEYFECSWLSEDEFVLDPTRITLFTGYSGIDGETFKVKWLMDKYGIQINKTSINSVLFQTNIGTTGSSCLFLKSCLSLISQELDQKKSLFNERDLNQFNENVFNLVSNYIDLSEFSEFHPLFKKRYTDPKIFNKEGDIRKAFYLAYEEDYVEYILLSDLKERIRQNEMIVSASFIIPYPPGFPVLVPGQIVSQEIVDYLSGLSVKEIHGYDENIGFRCFYNFVLEYFYNMVISDPYSLYQKIDKETYEKLKHMSLSKRKSLESVCYLYIYDNESNKMKKVYLCSGNVSTENNTIVSDTCDEITQNHARRSYNKKGKQTSIYENFSKSAQNAGNASGVGNVSGKIGNIIYGDNFNNCANGKDICHHLYGKEEEGFFDVNDENAFGNDVLHLNHYAIKNPLKKGTTETFIKKTCNQKSSWKEKITDKYHGTPNGTRRDKHNVLSSKKKENGRKCKGIQVNNNNNNNNVILINSESYDHDQKVIDLVDTPEKSNKNYECHEHDGRDNDDDDDRHSGGGSNYNRDSSNNSHNVDRKRYVVGTDKHSGSSNTHNVGTDKHSGGSNTHNVGIDKHSGGSNTHNVGIDKHSGGSNTHNVGTDKHSGGSNPHNVGTDKHSHSGSSNNNKRSLERKKKRNEGNYMSLSYKANIYGHKVVFNRGNNNNDDANVKAYNEKDGKGGERNNNCTFYDKNVNGMNRERSLKNISYMSNISEIRGMNNVNNVRRKNRIDEGKNRNIKGTDDSDYLLSEVTANMSKNIGPISDIYSLKKISKLNRSDDGKYENSLSDYVPKLKSSNIVIYNKVKKNALLMGRKHMSDGKSRNNHHRKNSHMNQKSNKDYVYYSDSSKKINEIIYMKRQDGDLTEENAIVKENLNELNSNLFYSNGTGNKGGDIKGPEKNSSNNSGTLSGTNNGNNSNSSIQNFANVNEKAGGITFTTPNIVADEYCDKKEIPIKRGNNSGDNNGLNSGLNSGYNSGHNGVHNSCNDSSNKPIINEGTGYNNSYHSDQDANKSNEEKYKSNGLIRPNNLERNIILGNEIIVEKDNNLSYRNISGHNLNETNSYVYANDGTIAEGHYGNNNMARGSNIGCSDDIEGSEDIEGGEDIEGGEDIEGGEDIEGGEDIEGGEDIEGGDDIEGSYNIRSSSNIYMGNSNAISDVAQVSGSVNDANISNLMGHVKDEIGFCGKNFLYSENELKMNALLREEEKDKSTIRNLNTLNNNSYINNLITNVDDDTFIHKEGNFFLECTLTNSEMNCSSFEMDMSLNNIYPNGGEHVKQHRKYDDDLKKEF from the coding sequence ATGAATTCTGTTAATGATTCCATGTATTCTGGCGATACCAATTCATTACATGTTAATAGTCTGTATGAAAATAATCCTGATAAGAGtgtaaaaaacattaatgcAGTAAATGACTATATAACAAGCAGCAATGCAATGAGTGAAGAAGCTGAAACTGCAGCTGGCAATGATGAACTAATACCGAATAGTTCATCAAACCATATTCATAGTCAATACAAGCATCGTCATCAGTACAAGCAGTATCATCAGTATAATCCGCATAACCAGCACAAGCAGCATCATCAGTACAAGAAGCTTCATCCGTACAAGCAGTATCACCAAGAGAAAGAGCTTCCGAAATACCAGCCGCTCCCCCAATACCAACATTCTACACAGTACCAGGGGAGTAAACCCCATAGCCAATCGCAGCTGCACGATggagggaaaaaaagaagagaaaaaggaaaagtgGAAAGAAACAAATATGACAAGATAGAGGAGCTAGAGAAGTATATAAACATTAATAACGCAACGAATGTGTGCTCTTTAAGAATAAAACTGTGGGAAGCGTTAATgctatatgtaaataatttaaaaatagaattagtgtattttataatatactgTTTGGAGGAGATAGAAGTATATTGGGGAGAGGAAGCAACAGATAATCTAAgggatattataaatttaattaatgacaagaaatataaagaggttttaaataaaatagggGAAACCTTATCAAGTTTATCTGTAACTACTGGAAAGACAACTGAGGagaatccttttttttatacattaataGTTTCAGGAAGGAgagatgaaaataataataacaataataataatagtaataataattataattataataataacaattctGACTTAGGTTGTgagttaaataaaatattacattatgaGCATAATAGGTTATCAAATCaaagtaataataagaaactggaatataaaataattgagGCGAGTAATGCTAAAGAAGCATTGCTGGCTTGTTTAATTAATCCACAAATTCTGTCAGTAGTATTAGTAGACAACTTAACTATTGATGAAGAAAAGGTAAAGGAAAGAGACTactataaatttaatgaagATAATATGTTGAATGCAAATTGTGCAAACAGTTCATATCTCCTTAACTGTAATTTGCAAAATAATACACAGATGGTAATGAAAAACCCGCTAAATCACAATGGTATGATGCATAGTGGGGGTGTGACAACAGTACAGAATAGTAAGGATGTACTACTAATAGGAAATAGTATGCTACCTGAATACctaaataataacaatgttaatataaatgaaaatagtaATGTAAGAAGTTTGAGAagcttatatataaaaaggaattacAAATTTGATATTGGAGATTTTGTGATAGGATATGAACAACTTGTATCTGCACCActagaaaaaatgaaaaagggttttaacattttagttatattaattaaaagtataGCATATATTAGAAGCTCTGTTGACATATTTTGTGTATGTACATCTATAACTTTGGATAAATTACATtcagtaaataataaaataatccGTATTTTCACAACACATGATGATCATAGTGATTTGCATGAATCTATATTAGAtggggtaaaaaaaaaaattaagactCCATTTTTTAATGCTTTAAAAGCATATGCAGAAAGACCGATTGGTGTATTCCACGCATTGGCTATTAGTAAAGGAAATAGTGTAAGAAGAAGTAGATGGATTCAATCTTTGTTAGATTTTTATggtgttaatttatttaaagcaGAGTCTAGTGCAACGTGTGGTGGATTAGATTCTCTATTAGATCCACATGGATCATTAAAAGAAGCACAGATAATGGCAGCACGTGCATATGGTAGTAAATActgtttttttgttacaaATGGTACATCTAGTTCTAATAAGATAGTTATGCAAGCTTTAGTAAAACCAGGTGATATAATACTAGTTGATAGGGCTTGTCATAAATCACATCACTATGGATTTGTGTTGAGTCAAGCACTACCCTGCTATTTAGATCCATATCCTGTATCTAGATATGGTATATATGGTGCTGTTcctatatatgtaattaaaaagagTTTATTAGATTATCgaaatagtaataaattgcatttagtaaaattattaatattaacaaattgTACATTCGATGGAATTGTATATAATGTGAAGAGAATTATTGAAGAATGCTTGGCTATTAAACCAGATTTAATATTCCTATTTGATGAGGCATGGTTTGCCTATGCATGTTTTCACCCCATCTTAAAATTTAGGACTGCTATGACTGTTGCAGAAAAAATGAGAAGCAAAGAAcagaaaagaatatattacaaaGTACATAAgaagttattaaaaaaattcgGAAATGTAAAAAGTTTAAACCAAGTATCTGCAGATAAGTTATTGAAGACTAGATTATATCCTAATCCATCTGAGTATAAAATAAGAGTATATGCTACACAGTCTATACATAAATCGTTAACATCATTAAGACAAGGTAgtgttatattaataagtGATGACAATTTTGAATCTCATGCATATACTCCTTTTAAAGAAGCTTACTATACACATATGTCAACTTCTCCAAATTATCAAATTCTAGCAACGTTAGATGCAGGAAGAGCTCAAATGGAGTTAGAAGGTTATGGTTTGGTAGAGAAACAAACTGAAGCTGCgtttttaataagaaaagaaTTAAGTGAAGATCCAATGATATCTCGGTACTTTCGAATTTTAAATGCAGAGGATTTAATTCCAGATAGTTTGAGACAATGTGCTGTTTCttatatgaaaagaaaaaaaaaaatcatcaaGGAATATGATTCATCCGATTCTAGGTGTAGTGCGAACGTTACTTATTCTTGTGTGTCCAATAACAACACAAGAGGAATTGTAGATCCATCCGACAGTGGTAAGTATTATCTCTCAGGTGAGCAGAACGTCGTTCACAGTGTGAATGCTTCGTCGTTCGAATGTGTTAGGGGTACAAATGGAGCCACAAATAGCAACCACACAAACAACAGTACTACGAGTAATAACCGTGCGAATAGCCCTGCGCGCAACTGCCATGTGAAAAGCCCCACGAGCAATTACCACACGAACAACTGCCCAACATCAATCCATATCGGAACTAGCGTTATGTTATCAAACACTAACAGCAACAACATCGTGCAAGGGAACAACAACAATAACGTCAAGTCCAGTAATAACAGTCCACGGAGTGCTTTAAACGGAGTAGCAGCAAAAAGTACGGAGATCGTTGAAAGCTATACAAGTTGTAATATATACAGTGAAGACTCCGATTACCAGAAGGTGAGCAAGTcaggaaatataaaaagatatattaaaaaaaagaaaaatcaaaATTGTAGGGAAGCACCATGTGTATCTTACGATGGTAGTAATTTTAGCGGTGCAAATAGCGAAAATTGCGAAAATTGCGAAAACAGCAAAAAGAGCCGAAACAGCCGAAACAGCCAAAACAGCCGAAACAGCCGAAACAGCCAAAACAGCCAAAATAGCGAAAACGAAAATTTAAGTTTCTTAGAAAACAGCAATAACAAAAGGTACAACAACAGTTATGGTTACTCAAGTGGACTGAAAAATTTTCTGGAGTATTTCGAATGCTCTTGGTTAAGTGAAGATGAATTTGTGTTAGACCCAACAAGAATAACGTTATTTACAGGATACTCAGGAATAGATGGAGAAACATTTAAAGTAAAGTGGTTAATGGACAAATATGGAattcaaataaacaaaacTTCAATAAATAGTGTATTATTTCAAACAAATATAGGTACAACTGGATCatcttgtttatttttaaaaagttgtTTATCATTAATATCTCAAGAATTagatcaaaaaaaaagtttattcaATGAAAGAGATTTAAAtcaatttaatgaaaatgtttttaatttagtTTCTAATTATATAGACTTATCCGAATTTAGTGAATTTCATCCTCTAttcaaaaaaagatatactgatcctaaaatttttaataaagaagGAGATATAAGAAAAGCTTTTTATCTAGCCTATGAAGAAGATTATGTtgagtatatattattatctgaTTTAAAGGAAAGAATAAGACAAAATGAAATGATAGTGTCTGCTAGTTTTATTATACCATATCCTCCAGGTTTTCCTGTATTAGTACCTGGACAAATTGTTAGTCAAGAAATAGTTGATTATTTATCTGGTTTAAGTGTTAAAGAAATACATGGGTATGACGAAAATATTGGTTTTCgatgtttttataatttcgtTTTAGagtatttttacaatatggTCATATCAGATCCCTATTCACTCTACCAAAAAATAGACAAAGAGacttatgaaaaattaaaacatatgaGCTTAAGTAAAAGGAAAAGTTTAGAGAGTGTTTgttacctatatatatacgacAATGAATCgaataaaatgaagaaggTTTATCTGTGTAGCGGAAACGTCTCTACTGAAAATAATACGATCGTTAGTGATACCTGCGATGAGATTACCCAAAACCACGCCAGAAGGAGTTATAACAAGAAGGGTAAACAGACTTccatttatgaaaatttcaGCAAGTCCGCACAGAACGCGGGTAATGCTAGCGGAGTTGGCAATGTTAGCGGCAAGATTGGAAACATTATCTATGGTGATAATTTTAACAACTGTGCAAATGGGAAAGATATATGCCATCACTTGTACGGGAAGGAAGAGGAGGGATTCTTTGAtgtaaatgatgaaaatgcaTTTGGTAATGATGTTTTACATCTTAATCATTATGCTATTAAGAACCCACTTAAGAAAGGAACAACAgaaacttttataaaaaaaacatgtaaTCAGAAATCGTCCTGGAAAGAGAAGATTACGGATAAGTATCACGGCACTCCGAATGGCACGAGAAGAGATAAGCATAATGTCTTATCAAGTAAGAAGAAGGAAAATGGGCGAAAATGTAAGGGCATTCaggtaaataataataataataataataatgtcaTTCTGATAAATTCAGAAAGTTATGATCATGATCAGAAAGTTATAGATTTGGTTGATACGCCAGAAAAGAGTAATAAGAATTATGAATGCCATGAACATGATGGCAGAGATAACGACGATGATGACGACAGACACAGTGGTGGAGGCAGTAATTACAACAGAGACAGTAGTAATAACAGCCATAATGTTGATAGAAAGAGATATGTCGTTGGAACTGACAAACATAGTGGTAGTAGTAACACTCATAACGTTGGAACTGACAAACATAGTGGTGGTAGTAACACTCATAACGTTGGAATTGACAAACATAGTGGTGGTAGTAACACTCATAACGTTGGAATTGACAAACATAGTGGTGGTAGTAACACTCATAATGTTGGAACTGACAAACATAGTGGTGGTAGTAACCCTCATAACGTTGGAACTGACAAACATAGTCATAGtggtagtagtaataataataaacgGAGCTTGgaacggaaaaaaaaaagaaatgaggGGAATTATATGTCGTTATCATACAAAGCAAATATTTATGGGCACAAAGTCGTCTTTAATAGGgggaataataataacgatGATGCTAATGTTAAGGCTTATAATGAGAAAGATGGAAAAGGTGGTGAGAGGAATAACAACTGTACTTTTTATGATAAGAATGTGAATGGAATGAACAGGGAGAGAAGCTTGAAGAACATAAGTTACATGAGTAACATTAGCGAGATTAGAGGTATGAATAATGTAAACAATGTGAGGAGAAAAAACAGAATAGATGAGGGAAAGAACAGAAATATTAAGGGAACAGATGATAGTGACTACCTCCTAAGTGAGGTCACTGCTAATATGAGCAAGAACATAGGTCCCATATCagatatatattctttaaaaaaaattagcaaaTTAAATAGGAGTGATGATgggaaatatgaaaatagtCTGTCTGATTATGTTCCTAAATTAAAATCATCgaatattgttatatataataaagtaaaaaaaaatgctttaCTAATGGGACGAAAACATATGTCTGATGGGAAATCAAGGAATAATCATCATAGAAAGAATAGTCATATGAACCAAAAGAGTAATAAagattatgtatattattcaGATTCAAGcaagaaaataaatgaaatcatatatatgaagcGTCAAGATGGAGACTTGACTGAGGAAAATGCAATTGTGaaggaaaatttaaatgagcTCAACAGCAATCTGTTCTACTCAAATGGCACAGGAAACAAAGGGGGGGATATTAAGGGTCCAGAAAAGAACAGTAGTAATAACAGCGGTACGTTGAGCGGTACTAACAATGGCAATAACAGCAATTCTAGCATCCAGAACTTTGCTAATGTCAATGAAAAGGCAGGTGGAATAACGTTCACCACTCCTAACATAGTGGCAGATGAATATTgcgataaaaaagaaattcctATCAAGAGAGGTAATAATAGCGGTGATAATAACGGCCTTAATAGCGGCCTTAATAGCGGCTATAACAGCGGACATAATGGCGTCCATAATAGCTGCAACGACAGTAGCAACAAACCGATAATAAACGAAGGCACCGGTTACAATAACAGTTATCATTCTGACCAGGATGCAAATAAAAGCAATGAAGAGAAGTACAAATCAAACGGACTCATTCGCCCGAACAACCtagaaagaaatattattttaggaaatgaaataatagtagaaaaagataataacTTAAGCTATCGTAATATATCGGGGCATAATTTAAACGAAACAAATAGCTATGTGTACGCAAATGATGGGACTATTGCTGAAGGACACTATGGTAATAACAATATGGCAAGAGGTAGTAATATCGGCTGCAGTGACGATATTGAAGGAAGTGAAGATATTGAAGGAGGTGAAGATATTGAAGGAGGTGAAGATATTGAAGGAGGTGAAGATATTGAAGGAGGTGAAGATATTGAAGGAGGTGAAGATATTGAAGGAGGTGACGATATCGAAGGAAGTTATAATATTAGAAGCAGTAGCAACATCTACATGGGTAACAGTAACGCTATTAGTGATGTTGCCCAAGTGAGTGGGAGCGTGAATGACGCTAACATAAGTAACTTAATGGGTCACGTGAAAGACGAGATAGGTTTTTGTGGAAAGAATTTTCTTTATAGTGAAAATGAGCTTAAAATGAACGCATTATTGAGGGAAGAAGAGAAGGATAAAAGTACTATACGTAACTTAAACactttaaataataacagctatataaataatcttATTACAAATGTAGATGATGATACATTTATTCATAAAgaaggaaatttttttttagaatgtACCCTCACCAATTCAGAAATGAACTGTAGCTCATTTGAAATGGACATGTcactaaataatatatacccCAATGGAGGTGAGCATGTAAAGCAGCACAGAAAATATGACGACGACTTGAAGAAggaattttaa
- the PmUG01_03015900 gene encoding conserved Plasmodium protein, unknown function: protein MYDTCKSLYRCVIKSCNKTFNVDKEAKLTVLNGVKNMIREQVKIKEEKDIKQQLIEANDFIKYHIIQAVYNNSTGNYKVELKKEQVEKGPITLGTKFEKKLPFLNDTTDIK, encoded by the coding sequence ATGTATGATACGTGTAAGAGTTTATACAGATGTGTAATAAAATCATGCAATAAAACTTTTAATGTGGACAAGGAAGCTAAATTAACTGTACTCAATGGTGTGAAGAATATGATCAGAGaacaagtaaaaataaaagaagaaaaagatataaaacaACAATTAATTGAAGCTaatgattttattaaatatcatattattcaagcagtatataataattccaCGGGAAATTACAAAGTTGAGttgaaaaaagaacaagTAGAAAAAGGGCCTATAACACTAGGAACGAAattcgaaaaaaaattaccatTTTTAAATGACACAACTGatataaaatag